Proteins from one Deinococcus sedimenti genomic window:
- a CDS encoding sensor domain-containing protein produces the protein MSPSPESQAWPVATGDLLAALILDSRTHTVLGCTDSMSQFLNVPLIPGQPVPAGLLRGHPGDSLPAQVTLHGRRGPLPCQVTPVGGWPHASLLCPDHQLSRSVLDHIPLDVAVLNASGQYLYVNEAAIRDPQVRRGIIGLTDREYMTWRGHPLDRAAERERLFQQAASSGAVVEFTEVYPGETAPQYLKRTYRPVFDQTGALQMMVGFGEDRSGGHELAEQMSLLRTMVDTSVDPLLVLNAQPGPGHLRVKYTNPAMLDLLRQHGLDTLPDAPMPEWPMAEGNGMNILALLAQLAQLPLGSTYRDVLFLPEAQQWLEVHVNAILDLAGARTHWAISLRDVTTQRRTELWQERVARAHGLALSGATLSASLGPLLQEVDHWEVGWQIGAVIASEPPLVVGQLPGDLQQLLSHLPPGTLDCHWRDLDPQQSAGAVSIPDLQASAAGAPLHRLLRPLTRSLIELPLYGQDGQLLGAFMAVHAAPHAWAASVAETLHTLSTTGAILAEQHLTRERLERLAYHDPLTRLLNRAALTDRAVTALRQPSALALGLMDLNRFRFLNDGFGHPVGDQLLRELARRLRALADRHALLALARMGGDEFGLLARPEQIERITADLQAVFEQPFEVHGAPLLLEASMGWSVAPGTAQDAPTLLQQADAALYEAKRSQRFSQRYTPAPPAPIPTVTMESALRESLRDHHFRLVYQPQVHLSSGVLVGAEALLRWTHPALGPVMPDQFIPVAELAGLMPRLGEWVMHAACQEAARWSNTHLTVSVNVSSRQLSDSAFSDRVRQALSSSALHPQRLVLEVTESGLIDNPTRVREVLQDLRTLGVRVSMDDFGTGYSSLFTLRSLPVDELKIDRAFVRDLGQDTQAGRESHAIVCASVLMARALHIELLAEGVETAGQADALREAGCDLGQGWLYARALEPAEFDRFEQGWPARLIAPRAGAPVSGSLSG, from the coding sequence CGGGGATTCCCTGCCGGCGCAGGTGACGCTGCACGGGCGGCGCGGCCCGCTGCCCTGTCAGGTAACCCCGGTCGGCGGGTGGCCGCACGCGTCGCTGCTGTGCCCGGACCACCAACTCAGCCGCTCGGTTCTGGACCACATCCCGCTGGACGTGGCAGTCCTGAACGCCAGTGGCCAGTACCTGTACGTCAACGAAGCTGCCATCCGCGACCCGCAGGTCCGGCGCGGCATCATCGGCCTGACCGACCGTGAGTACATGACCTGGCGCGGTCATCCGCTGGACCGCGCCGCCGAACGCGAGCGGCTGTTCCAGCAGGCGGCGAGCAGCGGGGCGGTCGTGGAGTTCACCGAGGTGTATCCCGGGGAGACCGCACCGCAGTACCTCAAGCGCACCTACCGCCCGGTCTTCGATCAGACCGGCGCGCTGCAGATGATGGTGGGCTTCGGCGAGGACCGCTCCGGCGGGCATGAACTGGCCGAGCAGATGAGCCTGCTGCGCACCATGGTCGACACGTCCGTCGATCCGCTGCTGGTGCTGAACGCCCAGCCCGGGCCCGGACACCTGCGGGTGAAGTACACCAACCCGGCGATGCTGGACCTGCTGCGCCAGCACGGCCTGGACACGCTGCCCGACGCGCCCATGCCCGAGTGGCCCATGGCCGAGGGCAACGGCATGAACATCCTGGCGCTGCTCGCGCAGCTCGCCCAGCTGCCCCTCGGCTCGACCTACCGCGACGTCCTGTTCCTGCCCGAGGCGCAGCAGTGGCTGGAAGTGCACGTCAATGCCATCCTGGATCTCGCCGGGGCGCGCACGCACTGGGCGATCAGCCTGCGGGACGTGACCACGCAGCGCCGCACGGAGCTGTGGCAGGAACGCGTCGCCCGCGCCCACGGGCTGGCTCTGTCCGGCGCCACGCTCAGCGCGTCGCTGGGGCCGCTGCTGCAGGAGGTGGACCACTGGGAGGTCGGCTGGCAGATCGGCGCGGTCATCGCCAGCGAGCCGCCGCTGGTGGTGGGTCAGCTGCCCGGCGACCTCCAGCAGCTGCTGAGTCACCTGCCGCCCGGCACGCTGGACTGCCACTGGCGGGACCTCGACCCGCAGCAGTCGGCCGGGGCGGTCAGCATTCCGGATCTGCAGGCCAGTGCGGCGGGCGCGCCGCTGCACCGGCTGCTGCGCCCCCTGACGCGCAGCCTGATCGAACTGCCGCTGTACGGGCAGGACGGCCAGTTGCTGGGGGCGTTCATGGCGGTGCACGCCGCGCCGCACGCGTGGGCGGCCTCGGTGGCCGAGACGCTGCACACCCTGAGCACCACCGGCGCGATCCTGGCCGAGCAGCACCTGACCCGGGAGCGGCTTGAACGGCTCGCGTACCATGATCCGCTGACGCGGCTGCTCAACCGCGCGGCCCTGACCGACCGCGCCGTGACGGCCCTGCGCCAGCCGTCCGCGCTGGCACTGGGCCTGATGGACCTCAACCGCTTCCGGTTCCTGAACGACGGGTTCGGTCACCCGGTCGGGGATCAGCTGCTGCGTGAACTGGCCCGGCGCCTGCGGGCCCTGGCCGACCGGCACGCCCTGCTGGCCCTGGCCCGCATGGGCGGCGACGAGTTCGGCCTGCTGGCCCGACCGGAGCAGATCGAGCGCATCACGGCCGACCTGCAGGCGGTGTTCGAGCAGCCGTTCGAGGTGCACGGCGCGCCGCTGCTGCTCGAGGCGTCCATGGGCTGGAGTGTCGCGCCGGGCACCGCGCAGGACGCGCCGACGCTGCTGCAGCAGGCGGACGCCGCGCTGTACGAGGCCAAGCGCTCGCAGCGGTTCAGCCAGCGGTACACCCCGGCCCCGCCGGCCCCCATTCCGACCGTGACGATGGAAAGCGCCCTGCGCGAAAGCCTGCGCGACCATCACTTCCGGCTGGTGTACCAGCCGCAGGTGCACCTGAGCAGCGGCGTGCTGGTCGGCGCCGAGGCGCTGCTGCGCTGGACGCACCCGGCGCTGGGGCCGGTCATGCCCGATCAGTTCATTCCGGTCGCGGAGCTGGCCGGACTGATGCCGCGCCTGGGGGAATGGGTCATGCACGCCGCGTGCCAGGAGGCCGCCCGCTGGAGCAACACGCACCTGACGGTCAGCGTGAACGTGTCCAGTCGGCAGCTGAGCGACTCGGCCTTCAGTGACCGGGTGCGGCAGGCGCTGAGCAGCAGCGCCCTGCACCCGCAGCGGCTGGTGCTGGAGGTGACCGAGAGCGGCCTGATCGACAATCCCACCCGCGTGCGAGAGGTGCTGCAGGACCTGCGCACCCTGGGCGTCCGGGTCAGCATGGACGATTTCGGTACCGGGTACTCGTCGCTGTTCACGCTGCGGTCCCTGCCGGTCGACGAGCTGAAGATCGACCGGGCGTTCGTCCGGGACCTGGGGCAGGACACGCAGGCGGGCCGGGAGAGTCACGCGATCGTGTGCGCCAGCGTGCTGATGGCCCGCGCCCTGCACATCGAGCTGCTGGCCGAAGGCGTCGAGACGGCCGGACAGGCCGACGCGCTGCGCGAGGCCGGCTGCGACCTCGGTCAGGGGTGGCTGTACGCCCGGGCGCTGGAACCGGCCGAGTTCGACCGGTTCGAGCAGGGGTGGCCCGCGCGGCTGATCGCGCCGCGCGCCGGGGCCCCGGTCTCCGGGTCCCTGTCCGGCTGA